The following are encoded in a window of Citrobacter freundii genomic DNA:
- a CDS encoding fimbrial biogenesis outer membrane usher protein: MLRMTPIASAVLLLLLGIDAHAAEETFDTNFMMGGMKGEKVSDFRLDDNQPLSGQYDIDIYVNKQWRGKYDIIVKDNPDDTCLSRDVFTRLGINIQALDKQNECPTLKQAVQGGSYAWDIGTFRLDLSVPQAYVDELENGYVPPENWDRGINAFYTSYYASQYYSDYKDSGNSKSTYARFTSGLNLLGWQLHSDASYNKTDDSSGEWKSNTLYLERGIPQILGTLRAGDMYTSSDIFDAVRFRGVRLYRDMQMLPNSKQNFTPLVQGIAQSNALVTIEQNGFVVYQKEVPPGPFSIADLQLAGGGADLDVSIKEADGSVTTYLVPYAAVPNMLQPGVSKYDFAAGRSHIEGASNQTDFAQMSYQYGLNNLLTLYGGTMLADNYNAFTLGTGWNTRIGAISVDATQSHSKQDSGDVFDGQSYQIAYNKYLTQTATRFGLAAYRYSSKDYRTFNDHVWANNKNNYHRDENDVYDIADYYQNDFGRKNSFSANVSQSLPQGWGSFSLSTLWRDYWGRSGNSKDYQLSYSNSWQRISYTFSASQTYNEDHHEDKRFNIFVSIPFDWGDDINALRRHLYVSNSTTFDDDGFASNNTGFSGTAGSRDQFNYGVNLSHQRQDSETTAGGNLTWNAPIATLNGSYSQSSKYTQTGGSISGGLVAWSGGVNLANRLSETFTVMHAPGLEGAYVNGQKYRTTNRNGVVVYDGLTPYRENHLTLDVSNANSETDLQGNRRSAAPYRGAVVLATFDTDQRKPLYIRAQRPDGSPLTFGYEVEDIHGHNIGVVGQGSQLFIRTNEVPSEIKVAVNKQQGLSCSITFGKTIDESKVYICR; the protein is encoded by the coding sequence ATGTTAAGGATGACTCCGATTGCTTCGGCGGTATTACTGTTGCTGCTCGGTATCGACGCCCACGCCGCAGAAGAAACGTTTGACACTAACTTTATGATGGGGGGTATGAAGGGCGAGAAAGTTTCCGATTTCCGCCTCGATGATAATCAACCGTTATCCGGGCAATATGACATCGATATCTATGTCAATAAACAGTGGCGTGGCAAGTATGACATCATCGTTAAGGATAACCCGGATGACACCTGTTTATCTCGCGACGTATTCACGCGTCTGGGGATAAATATACAAGCGTTGGACAAGCAGAATGAATGCCCAACCTTGAAGCAGGCGGTGCAAGGAGGCAGTTATGCCTGGGATATCGGCACGTTTCGCCTGGATCTCAGCGTCCCGCAGGCCTATGTGGATGAACTGGAGAATGGCTATGTTCCTCCAGAAAACTGGGATCGTGGCATCAATGCCTTTTATACCTCGTACTACGCCAGCCAGTATTACAGCGATTATAAGGATTCTGGTAACAGCAAAAGTACCTATGCGCGTTTTACCAGTGGGTTAAATCTGCTGGGGTGGCAGTTGCATTCTGATGCCAGCTATAACAAAACTGATGACAGCAGCGGGGAATGGAAAAGTAATACCCTGTATCTGGAACGTGGCATCCCGCAAATTCTGGGCACTCTGCGTGCCGGGGATATGTATACCTCATCAGATATTTTTGACGCAGTGCGCTTTCGTGGCGTGCGGCTGTATCGCGATATGCAGATGTTGCCAAACTCAAAGCAGAATTTTACGCCGCTGGTTCAGGGGATTGCGCAAAGCAACGCGCTGGTCACCATCGAACAGAACGGCTTTGTCGTTTACCAGAAAGAGGTTCCACCTGGCCCGTTCTCTATTGCTGATTTGCAGCTTGCAGGCGGTGGTGCGGATCTTGACGTCAGTATCAAAGAGGCTGACGGATCGGTAACAACTTATCTGGTGCCGTATGCGGCGGTGCCCAATATGCTGCAGCCCGGGGTGTCAAAATATGATTTTGCTGCCGGGCGTAGCCATATCGAAGGCGCCAGCAACCAGACCGATTTTGCGCAGATGAGCTACCAATATGGGCTGAATAATCTGTTAACGCTGTACGGCGGTACCATGCTGGCGGATAACTACAATGCGTTTACGTTGGGTACCGGCTGGAATACGCGTATTGGTGCGATTTCCGTCGATGCAACCCAGTCCCACAGTAAGCAGGATAGCGGTGACGTGTTTGACGGGCAGAGCTACCAGATTGCTTATAATAAATATTTGACGCAAACCGCCACCCGTTTTGGCCTGGCGGCGTATCGCTACTCTTCCAAAGATTATCGTACATTTAACGATCACGTCTGGGCCAATAACAAGAATAATTATCATCGCGATGAAAATGATGTGTATGACATTGCGGATTATTATCAGAACGATTTTGGCCGAAAAAACAGCTTTTCAGCTAACGTCAGCCAGTCTTTGCCGCAGGGTTGGGGTTCATTTTCTCTCAGTACGCTGTGGCGGGATTACTGGGGGCGCAGCGGCAACAGCAAAGATTATCAACTGAGCTATTCCAATAGCTGGCAGCGGATTAGCTACACTTTTTCAGCCAGTCAGACTTACAACGAGGACCATCACGAAGATAAGCGGTTTAACATCTTTGTTTCTATTCCGTTCGACTGGGGGGATGATATTAACGCCCTGCGCCGACATCTGTATGTGTCTAACTCGACTACCTTTGATGATGACGGTTTTGCCTCTAACAATACCGGGTTTTCCGGAACCGCAGGCAGTCGCGATCAGTTTAATTACGGTGTCAACCTGAGTCATCAACGGCAGGACAGCGAAACGACGGCGGGGGGCAATCTGACCTGGAATGCGCCGATCGCGACGCTGAACGGCAGCTACAGCCAGTCGTCTAAATATACACAAACTGGCGGCAGTATTTCCGGGGGACTGGTGGCCTGGTCTGGGGGCGTGAATTTAGCCAACCGGCTATCAGAAACGTTTACCGTGATGCATGCGCCGGGTTTGGAAGGGGCATATGTGAATGGGCAGAAATACCGTACCACCAACCGCAATGGCGTGGTGGTCTACGACGGCTTAACGCCTTATCGTGAAAACCACCTGACGCTGGATGTGTCTAATGCCAATAGTGAAACCGACCTGCAAGGCAATCGCCGTAGCGCCGCGCCGTACCGGGGAGCGGTTGTGCTGGCAACGTTTGATACCGACCAACGTAAACCCTTGTATATCCGGGCGCAGCGCCCTGATGGTTCACCGCTGACGTTTGGTTACGAAGTAGAGGATATTCATGGACACAATATCGGCGTGGTAGGTCAGGGAAGTCAGCTCTTTATTCGCACCAATGAAGTGCCATCAGAGATAAAAGTGGCGGTCAATAAACAACAGGGACTTTCATGCTCAATCACTTTCGGCAAAACGATTGATGAAAGTAAAGTTTATATTTGTCGGTGA
- a CDS encoding fimbrial protein, whose protein sequence is MKYLFFLIALISFGASSHCYISNGSEIYVSGDELKLDNMKGNVVNISNFKFTHKPICRNLFDMGADTVFNIKFPNETYYVYHADAGDIYLRATFSSDPALILYDKKDSFTEMDVGKINKTEITLTFDVVSKATGVSGNAKNINEGIQINFIPEKCIFSGCWSGRDNTNHYYRVTYIPQIKQMTKTCRFNDGVLTAPAITISDLNNNTSRYLKLEPTSGNVSFICNKGLSSYSFKYHFESENIQGNILKNEHENKYGGAGDVGFEISLNGSQAISFSAGNSSSYDLLNFKDITPEEQRVDLNLYGRYVAYGQNIRPGKVQSRVKVVTEYE, encoded by the coding sequence ATGAAGTATTTATTTTTTTTAATTGCATTAATTAGTTTTGGTGCAAGTAGTCATTGTTATATTTCTAATGGGTCTGAAATATATGTGTCTGGCGATGAATTAAAACTTGATAATATGAAAGGTAATGTTGTCAATATATCCAACTTTAAATTTACTCATAAACCTATATGTAGAAATTTATTTGACATGGGGGCTGATACTGTATTTAATATAAAATTCCCCAATGAAACATATTATGTATACCATGCTGATGCTGGTGATATATATTTGAGAGCTACATTTTCTTCTGACCCTGCACTTATCTTGTATGATAAAAAAGACTCTTTTACAGAGATGGATGTAGGGAAAATAAATAAGACAGAGATTACCTTAACTTTTGATGTTGTTTCAAAAGCTACTGGGGTAAGTGGAAATGCAAAAAATATAAATGAGGGCATCCAGATAAATTTTATTCCTGAGAAGTGTATTTTCTCAGGATGTTGGAGTGGGCGTGATAATACGAATCATTATTATCGAGTGACTTATATCCCACAAATCAAGCAAATGACAAAAACTTGTAGATTTAATGATGGTGTACTTACCGCGCCGGCAATTACGATATCAGATTTAAATAATAATACGTCCAGGTATCTAAAACTTGAACCTACATCAGGTAACGTATCTTTTATTTGCAATAAAGGATTGTCCTCTTATTCTTTTAAGTATCATTTTGAGTCGGAGAATATTCAAGGTAACATCCTAAAAAATGAGCATGAAAATAAATATGGAGGTGCTGGAGATGTTGGGTTTGAAATCTCACTAAATGGAAGTCAAGCAATTAGTTTTAGTGCAGGGAATAGTTCCAGCTATGATCTTTTGAATTTTAAAGATATAACACCAGAAGAACAGCGTGTTGACTTAAATCTATATGGGAGATATGTTGCATATGGACAAAATATTCGACCAGGTAAAGTGCAAAGTAGGGTTAAGGTTGTTACGGAATACGAGTGA
- a CDS encoding RcnB family protein yields MGMKNKMLLGALLLVTSTVWAAPAAIAAPKGIDKYELSGFIADFTHFKPGDKVPPLYLTEEYTIKQWNLRNLPAPTAGTHWTYMGGAYVLVNDADGKIIKAYDGEIFYHR; encoded by the coding sequence ATGGGTATGAAGAATAAAATGTTGCTGGGTGCACTGCTGCTCGTAACCAGCACCGTCTGGGCAGCGCCTGCCGCCATCGCAGCCCCTAAAGGCATCGATAAATATGAGCTGAGCGGCTTTATTGCTGACTTTACCCATTTCAAACCCGGTGACAAGGTTCCGCCCCTGTACCTCACCGAAGAATACACCATTAAGCAGTGGAACCTGCGTAACCTACCCGCACCGACGGCAGGCACCCACTGGACCTACATGGGTGGCGCGTATGTGCTGGTCAATGATGCCGATGGCAAGATCATCAAAGCCTACGACGGCGAGATTTTTTATCACCGGTAA
- the thiM gene encoding hydroxyethylthiazole kinase, with protein sequence MQPDLHSRALAAHALQQFRTLSPLTHCMTNEVVQNFTANTLLALGASPAMVIEPEEASQFAAVAHAVLINVGTLTESRAIAMRAAVEQAQRANTPWTLDPVAVGALEFRRRFCLDLLSLQPAAIRGNASEILALAGMRGGGRGVDTTDTAAAALPAAQALACRVASIVVVTGEVDYVTDGQRTVSIRGGDPLMTRVVGTGCALSAVVAASCALQGDRLSNVASACSWMKQAGEFATEHSTGPGSFIPAFLDALYNLNAQELA encoded by the coding sequence ATGCAGCCTGACCTGCACAGCCGCGCACTCGCGGCCCACGCCTTACAGCAATTTAGAACCCTTTCTCCGCTCACGCATTGTATGACCAATGAGGTCGTGCAGAATTTTACCGCCAATACGCTTCTGGCATTGGGCGCGTCACCTGCGATGGTGATTGAACCCGAAGAAGCCAGCCAGTTTGCGGCTGTTGCCCATGCCGTGCTGATTAATGTCGGTACGCTGACCGAGAGCCGCGCCATTGCTATGCGTGCGGCGGTCGAGCAGGCGCAGCGGGCGAATACGCCCTGGACGCTCGATCCCGTTGCCGTTGGGGCACTGGAGTTTCGCCGTCGTTTTTGCCTGGATTTGCTCTCGCTCCAGCCTGCTGCCATTCGCGGTAACGCCTCTGAAATACTCGCGCTAGCGGGAATGCGCGGAGGTGGGCGCGGTGTAGATACCACCGACACAGCAGCCGCTGCGCTGCCGGCGGCACAGGCGCTGGCATGCCGGGTCGCCTCCATCGTCGTGGTAACCGGGGAGGTGGATTACGTTACCGATGGCCAGCGTACCGTGAGTATTCGCGGTGGCGATCCATTGATGACGCGTGTCGTTGGCACCGGATGTGCGCTGTCGGCGGTGGTGGCTGCCAGCTGTGCGCTGCAGGGGGATCGGCTGAGTAACGTCGCGTCTGCCTGTAGCTGGATGAAACAGGCTGGTGAATTCGCCACTGAGCACTCGACAGGGCCAGGAAGCTTTATTCCTGCATTCCTTGATGCTTTATATAACCTGAACGCGCAGGAGCTGGCATGA
- the thiD gene encoding bifunctional hydroxymethylpyrimidine kinase/phosphomethylpyrimidine kinase: MKRINALTIAGTDPSGGAGIQADLKTFSALGAYGCSVITALVAQNTRGVQSVYRIEPDFVAAQLDSVFSDVRIDTTKIGMLAETDIVEAVAERLRRFQVRNVVLDTVMLAKSGDPLLSSSAVETLRTRLLPQVSIITPNLPEAAALLETNHAQTEQEMLAQGRALRALGCEAVLMKGGHLDDAQSPDWLFTREGEQRFTAPRVKTKNTHGTGCTLSAALAALRPRHANWADTVQEAKIWLSAALSQADSLEVGEGIGPVHHFHAWW, encoded by the coding sequence ATGAAACGGATTAACGCATTAACAATTGCCGGAACCGATCCCAGCGGTGGTGCAGGTATTCAGGCGGATTTAAAAACATTCTCTGCGCTCGGGGCCTATGGCTGCTCGGTCATCACGGCTCTGGTGGCGCAAAATACGCGCGGTGTGCAGTCGGTTTATCGGATCGAACCTGATTTTGTTGCCGCGCAGCTGGACTCCGTGTTCAGCGATGTACGCATAGATACCACCAAAATCGGTATGCTGGCAGAAACGGATATTGTGGAAGCGGTCGCCGAGCGTTTACGCCGCTTTCAGGTACGAAATGTGGTGCTTGATACAGTGATGTTGGCGAAAAGCGGCGATCCGCTGCTGTCCTCCTCTGCGGTAGAAACGCTGCGTACTCGCCTGCTGCCGCAGGTGTCGATCATTACCCCGAATCTGCCGGAGGCCGCCGCATTGCTCGAAACAAACCATGCCCAAACGGAGCAGGAAATGCTGGCGCAGGGGCGTGCTCTGCGGGCATTGGGCTGCGAGGCGGTGCTGATGAAGGGCGGTCATCTGGATGACGCGCAAAGCCCTGACTGGCTGTTTACTCGCGAGGGCGAGCAGCGCTTTACCGCGCCAAGAGTGAAGACCAAAAACACCCATGGCACCGGTTGTACGCTGTCGGCAGCGCTGGCGGCGCTACGCCCGCGTCATGCAAACTGGGCCGATACGGTACAGGAGGCCAAAATATGGCTCTCGGCGGCACTGTCCCAGGCAGATTCCCTGGAAGTGGGCGAGGGGATAGGTCCGGTACACCATTTCCACGCGTGGTGGTAA
- a CDS encoding GntR family transcriptional regulator, with translation MEQAHTQLIAQLNERISAADNTPLYLKFAQTVKNAVRSGILEHGNILPGERDLSQLTGVSRITVRKAMQALEEEGVVTRARGYGTQINNIFEYSLKEARGFSQQVVLRGKKPDTLWVNKRVVPCPEEVAQQLAITAGSDVFLLKRIRYVDEDAVSIEESWVPAHLIHDVDAIGVSLYDYFRSQHIFPQRTRSRVSARMPDAEFQSHIQMDSKVPVLVIKQVALDQQHRPIEYSISYCRSDLYVFVCEE, from the coding sequence ATGGAACAAGCGCATACCCAGCTTATCGCGCAACTGAATGAACGCATTTCGGCGGCGGATAACACGCCGCTGTATCTTAAATTCGCCCAAACGGTGAAAAACGCTGTCCGCAGCGGCATCCTCGAGCATGGCAATATTCTGCCTGGTGAGCGCGATCTCAGCCAGCTGACCGGCGTTTCGCGCATTACGGTGCGTAAAGCGATGCAGGCGCTGGAGGAAGAAGGGGTAGTGACCCGTGCCCGTGGTTACGGAACGCAGATCAACAATATCTTTGAATATTCGCTAAAAGAAGCGCGCGGCTTTTCTCAGCAGGTGGTGTTACGCGGAAAAAAACCAGATACGCTGTGGGTCAATAAACGCGTGGTGCCGTGTCCGGAAGAGGTGGCGCAGCAGCTGGCTATTACCGCCGGCAGTGATGTTTTTCTGCTTAAGCGTATTCGCTATGTGGATGAAGACGCCGTATCCATTGAAGAGTCCTGGGTCCCTGCGCATCTTATTCATGATGTGGATGCCATCGGCGTCTCGCTGTACGACTATTTTCGCAGCCAGCATATTTTCCCGCAGCGCACGCGCTCCCGCGTCAGCGCCCGCATGCCGGATGCGGAGTTCCAGTCGCACATTCAGATGGACAGCAAAGTGCCGGTGTTGGTGATCAAGCAGGTCGCGCTTGACCAGCAGCACCGGCCCATTGAATACAGCATCAGTTACTGCCGCAGCGACCTATACGTCTTTGTGTGCGAGGAGTAA
- a CDS encoding PfkB family carbohydrate kinase, with product MSTTRLQALIPQLHTQRPVTVVGAAVIDVIADAYALPWRGCDIELKQQGVNVGGCALNIAVALKRLGIDASNALPLGQGVWADIIRNRMAKEGLHSLIDHAEGDNGWCLALVEPDGERTFMSFSGVENQWNADWLAQLTIPRHSLVYLSGYQLASPCGELLVQWLESLDEVTPFIDFGPRIGDISDALMARILACHPLVSLNRQEADIAAERFRLSVDVEGFGAEWVKRFATPVVVRHDKDGAWYFSETTSGCVPAFPTTVVDTIGAGDSHAGGMLAGLASGWSLADAVLLGNAVGSWVVGHRGGDCAPSRDALLLAHKDV from the coding sequence ATGAGCACCACGCGTTTGCAGGCACTTATCCCGCAGTTGCACACCCAGCGCCCGGTGACGGTAGTCGGTGCAGCGGTGATCGATGTGATTGCCGATGCGTATGCCCTGCCCTGGCGCGGTTGTGACATCGAGCTTAAACAACAAGGCGTTAATGTTGGCGGCTGTGCGCTGAACATCGCCGTCGCGCTTAAGCGTTTAGGTATCGACGCCAGCAATGCCTTGCCGCTAGGTCAAGGCGTGTGGGCAGATATCATCCGCAACCGGATGGCAAAAGAGGGTTTACACAGTCTGATTGACCATGCCGAAGGTGATAATGGCTGGTGTCTGGCGCTAGTTGAGCCAGACGGTGAACGCACCTTTATGTCCTTCAGCGGCGTCGAAAATCAGTGGAACGCCGACTGGCTTGCGCAGTTGACGATCCCGCGCCACAGCCTGGTGTATCTTTCCGGCTATCAGCTGGCTTCGCCGTGCGGCGAGCTGCTGGTGCAGTGGCTGGAGAGTCTGGATGAGGTGACGCCATTTATCGATTTTGGGCCACGCATCGGCGACATCTCCGATGCCTTAATGGCGCGAATACTGGCCTGTCACCCGCTGGTGTCACTGAATCGGCAGGAAGCAGACATTGCCGCAGAACGGTTCAGGTTAAGCGTGGATGTCGAGGGTTTTGGCGCTGAGTGGGTGAAGCGCTTTGCCACGCCGGTGGTAGTTCGCCACGATAAAGACGGCGCATGGTATTTCAGTGAAACGACATCCGGCTGCGTGCCTGCATTTCCAACGACCGTGGTTGACACCATTGGCGCTGGCGACAGTCACGCAGGCGGCATGCTGGCCGGGCTGGCATCTGGCTGGTCGCTGGCCGATGCCGTGTTGCTTGGCAACGCGGTGGGATCGTGGGTGGTCGGGCATCGCGGCGGCGATTGCGCCCCCTCGCGCGACGCGTTACTCCTCGCACACAAAGACGTATAG
- a CDS encoding ADP-ribosylglycohydrolase family protein, with the protein MKAERILGALYGQALGDAMGMPSELWPRTRVKAHFGWIDRFLPGPAENNAACYFNQAEFTDDTAMALCLADALLECDGKIVPDVIGRNILAWAEDFDAFNKNVLGPTSKIALKAIRDGKPVTELENNGVTNGAAMRVSPLGCLLPAHDLDAFIDDVALASSPTHKSDLAVAGAVVIAWAVSRAIDGEQWCDIVDALPAIAHHAQQKRITTFSASLAARLELALKIVRDANGIESASEQLYQVVGAGTSTIESVPCAIAMVELAHTDPKRCAILCANLGGDTDTIGAMATAICGALHGVGAIDPMLKQELDTVNQLDFTRYASGLMRLREQREAR; encoded by the coding sequence ATGAAAGCAGAGCGTATTCTCGGTGCTCTTTATGGGCAGGCGTTAGGGGATGCGATGGGCATGCCGTCAGAGCTATGGCCCAGAACCCGCGTGAAAGCACACTTTGGCTGGATCGACCGCTTTTTGCCCGGCCCCGCGGAAAATAACGCCGCCTGCTATTTTAACCAGGCGGAGTTCACTGATGACACAGCCATGGCGCTGTGCCTGGCAGATGCTCTGCTGGAATGCGACGGGAAAATTGTCCCCGACGTCATTGGCCGAAATATCCTGGCCTGGGCAGAAGATTTCGATGCCTTCAATAAAAACGTGCTGGGCCCCACCTCGAAGATTGCCCTTAAGGCCATCCGCGACGGAAAACCCGTTACTGAGCTGGAAAACAACGGTGTCACCAACGGTGCGGCCATGCGAGTTTCACCGTTAGGCTGCCTGCTACCCGCACACGATCTTGATGCCTTCATTGATGATGTGGCGCTGGCGTCCAGCCCGACGCATAAATCGGATCTGGCGGTGGCCGGGGCCGTGGTTATCGCGTGGGCAGTGTCGCGCGCGATCGACGGCGAACAATGGTGCGATATTGTCGATGCGCTTCCCGCCATTGCCCACCACGCCCAGCAAAAACGGATCACCACCTTTAGCGCATCGCTCGCGGCGCGCCTCGAACTGGCACTGAAAATCGTCCGCGATGCTAACGGTATCGAGTCTGCCAGTGAGCAGCTGTATCAGGTGGTGGGAGCTGGCACCAGCACCATTGAATCCGTGCCCTGCGCTATCGCCATGGTGGAACTGGCACACACCGACCCTAAGCGCTGCGCTATTTTGTGTGCGAATCTTGGCGGTGACACCGACACCATCGGTGCCATGGCGACGGCAATTTGCGGCGCACTGCACGGCGTCGGCGCGATTGACCCTATGTTGAAACAGGAACTGGATACGGTCAATCAGTTGGACTTTACCCGCTACGCCAGCGGATTAATGCGCCTGCGTGAGCAACGGGAGGCGCGATGA
- a CDS encoding nucleoside permease, with protein MKTTAKLSFMMFVEWFIWGAWFVPLWLWLSKSGFSAGEIGWSYACTAIAAILSPIFVGSLTDRFFSAQKVLAVLMFVGAILMYFAAQQTTFGGFFPLLLAYSLTYMPTIALTNSIAFANVPDVERDFPRIRVMGTIGWIASGLACGFLPQMLGYGDISPTNIPLLVTAGSSALLGVFAFFLPDTPPKSTGKMDIKVMLGLDALILLRDKNFLVFFFCSFLFAMPLAFYYIFANGYLTEVGMKNATGWMTLGQFSEIFFMLALPFFTKRFGIKKVLLLGLITAAIRYGFFVYGGAEEYFTYALLFLGILLHGVSYDFYYVTAYIYVDKKAPVHMRTAAQGLITLCCQGFGSLLGYRLGGVMMEKMFAYKEPVNGLTFNWAGMWGFGAVMIAVIAVLFMIFFRESDKEITAINVNDRDLALKKGEVK; from the coding sequence ATGAAAACTACAGCAAAGCTGTCGTTCATGATGTTCGTGGAGTGGTTTATCTGGGGCGCCTGGTTTGTACCGCTTTGGCTGTGGCTGAGTAAAAGCGGATTCAGCGCCGGAGAAATTGGCTGGTCCTACGCCTGTACCGCCATTGCCGCAATCCTGTCACCGATTTTTGTCGGTTCGCTCACTGACCGCTTTTTCTCCGCGCAAAAAGTCCTGGCGGTGTTAATGTTCGTCGGCGCCATTCTGATGTACTTCGCCGCGCAGCAGACCACCTTCGGCGGCTTCTTCCCGCTATTGTTGGCGTATTCACTGACCTATATGCCCACCATTGCGCTGACCAACAGTATTGCCTTTGCCAACGTCCCGGACGTCGAGCGTGACTTCCCACGCATCCGCGTGATGGGCACCATTGGCTGGATTGCCTCCGGTTTAGCCTGCGGGTTCTTACCGCAAATGCTGGGCTACGGCGATATCTCCCCCACCAATATCCCGTTGCTGGTCACCGCCGGGAGCTCCGCGCTGCTGGGTGTCTTCGCCTTCTTCTTGCCGGATACGCCGCCAAAAAGTACCGGCAAGATGGATATCAAAGTCATGCTGGGGCTGGATGCACTGATCCTGCTGCGTGATAAGAACTTCCTTGTCTTTTTCTTCTGTTCGTTCCTGTTTGCGATGCCGCTGGCGTTTTACTACATCTTCGCCAATGGTTACCTAACCGAAGTCGGAATGAAAAATGCCACCGGCTGGATGACGCTGGGTCAGTTCTCAGAAATCTTCTTTATGCTGGCGCTGCCGTTCTTTACTAAGCGCTTTGGCATTAAAAAGGTATTATTGCTTGGTCTTATTACTGCAGCGATCCGCTATGGCTTTTTCGTCTACGGCGGCGCGGAAGAATATTTCACCTACGCACTGCTGTTTCTCGGCATTCTGCTGCACGGCGTCAGTTACGATTTCTACTATGTTACGGCCTATATCTACGTGGATAAAAAAGCGCCTGTGCATATGCGTACCGCCGCACAGGGGTTGATCACCCTCTGCTGTCAGGGATTCGGTAGTCTGCTGGGCTATCGCTTGGGCGGGGTGATGATGGAAAAAATGTTTGCGTATAAAGAACCGGTTAACGGTCTCACCTTTAACTGGGCGGGCATGTGGGGATTTGGCGCAGTCATGATTGCCGTCATTGCCGTACTGTTTATGATTTTCTTTCGCGAGTCTGACAAAGAAATCACCGCAATTAACGTGAACGACCGCGATCTGGCATTGAAAAAAGGGGAAGTAAAATGA
- the fbaB gene encoding class I fructose-bisphosphate aldolase → MTDIAQLLGKDADNLLQHRCMTIPSDQLYLPGHDYVDRVMVDNNRPPAVLRNMQTLYNTGRLAGTGYLSILPVDQGVEHSAGASFAANPLYFDPKNIVELAIEAGCNCVASTYGVLASVSRRYAHRIPFLVKINHNETLSYPNTFDQTLYASVEQAFNMGVVAVGATIYFGSEESRRQIEEISAAFERAHELGMVTVLWAYLRNSAFKKDGVDYHVSADLTGQANHLAATIGADIVKQKMAENNGGYKAVNFGYTDDRVYSKLTSDNPIDLVRYQLANCYMGRAGLINSGGAAGGETDLSDAVRTAVINKRAGGMGLILGRKAFKKTMADGVKLINAVQDVYLDNKVTIA, encoded by the coding sequence ATGACTGATATTGCGCAGTTGCTTGGCAAAGATGCCGACAACCTTTTACAGCATCGTTGTATGACCATTCCTTCTGACCAACTTTACCTGCCAGGGCATGATTACGTCGACCGCGTGATGGTAGACAATAATCGTCCGCCTGCCGTGCTGCGTAATATGCAGACGCTGTACAACACGGGCCGACTCGCTGGCACGGGATACCTGTCGATTCTGCCGGTCGACCAGGGCGTGGAGCATTCCGCCGGAGCCTCGTTTGCCGCCAACCCGTTGTACTTTGATCCGAAGAATATTGTGGAGCTAGCTATCGAAGCGGGCTGTAACTGCGTGGCGTCGACCTACGGCGTGCTGGCTTCCGTATCTCGTCGCTATGCACACCGTATTCCGTTCCTCGTAAAAATTAACCACAACGAAACGCTCAGCTACCCGAATACCTTTGACCAGACGCTGTATGCCAGTGTGGAGCAGGCATTCAATATGGGCGTGGTGGCGGTCGGGGCTACGATCTATTTTGGCTCAGAGGAATCGCGTCGTCAGATTGAAGAGATTTCTGCAGCGTTTGAACGTGCGCATGAACTGGGGATGGTGACGGTGCTGTGGGCCTATCTGCGCAACTCCGCATTTAAGAAAGACGGGGTGGATTATCACGTTTCCGCCGACCTGACCGGGCAGGCAAACCACCTGGCGGCCACCATCGGGGCGGATATTGTTAAGCAGAAAATGGCGGAAAATAACGGCGGGTATAAGGCCGTTAACTTTGGCTATACCGACGATCGCGTCTACAGCAAGCTGACCAGCGACAACCCGATTGACCTGGTGCGTTATCAACTGGCGAACTGCTATATGGGCCGCGCCGGGCTGATTAACTCCGGCGGTGCGGCAGGGGGCGAAACCGATCTCAGCGATGCGGTGCGCACGGCGGTAATTAACAAGCGTGCCGGTGGTATGGGTCTGATCCTCGGACGTAAAGCGTTCAAGAAAACCATGGCAGATGGCGTTAAGTTGATTAACGCCGTGCAGGACGTTTATCTGGATAACAAAGTAACCATTGCGTAA